A region of the Herpetosiphon gulosus genome:
TTCGCTGCGCAATTGTTCCAAATCGGAGAGCGCAATCCCTGCGCCGGCGGCGGTGCGCATAATCGTCGGACGCGCCGGATCGATCAGATTGAACAAGACCATACGATAGCCAGCGGCTTCGGTCACACTAAAGGCGATTTGCTCAAGCAGATTGCTCAGCTCCATATCGGCCCGTAGCGCGTTACCAATTTCCAGCACTTCATTTAAGAGGCTTGCACGTTGTTGCAACAATTCGCGTTGCTTAACTTGCTCCTCGTAGTGTTGGGCATTACCAATCGCCAAAGCAGCTTGGTCGGCCACAGCGCGTACAAAATCGAGCGCGGCGTGATCGAAGGAATAACCTTTGGCATCGCCAGCAATAATTGCCCCAGCCACCCGATTTTCGTACAAAATCGGAGCCATGAGCAACGAACGAATCTCGCCCCAGGCAATATTCGCTTCTAATACAGTTACATCATCATAAATCAGGGCTTCGGCGCGTTGCATTGGCGCACTCAACAAGCCATTATTCAGCAACGGTAGCGCCAACACGCCAGCAGCTTCGGCTGAATTGTAGCCAGTTTGCGCGATAACTTGCAGCGATTCATCTTCGTTATGCAGCACCACAATCCCATAGCCACAGCCAGTAGCTTGGGTGATTTCGGTCAACATTGCGGGCAGCAATTGCTCAAGCTGCAAGGTCGAGGTTAGTTCACGGCTGATGCGTTGGAGCGCCAAAAGCTCGCGTACCCGTTCGCGCAACACTTCGTCGGTGGCTTCGTAGCGCTGAACATTGCGCAACGCTTGAGCGGCTTGCGAAGAAATAATATTCAGTAAGCGCTCATCTTCAGCATCAAACCGCCCAATCGTGCTTGAACCAAGCTCCAATGTTCCGATCAACTGATCGCCAATCAGCATTGGCACGCCCAAGAAGGAGCGGAAGGCCAAGCCACTTTCGGTTTCGTGAGGTCGAATTGGCTTAACAATCTTTTGGCGTTGCAAATCGTCGATCCGCAAGGTTGAGCGATGCCGCGCCAACCAACCAGTCAAACCTTGATCGATGCCATACGAACCACCTTCGCTCGCATAGTGCTGGCGAGTGCGAGGTGTGGCAAATTGGCTATTTAAGACCTGATTTTGCGGATCGTAGAGACAAATTTCCAGATCAATATTATCAAAGAGCTGAACAACGCTTTCGCCGATGCTTTCGAGCGCCACTTGCAGGCTCACGCCTGAGGTCAATTTGGCACTCAGCGATTGCAACACTGAAAGCTCAGCATTGCGGCGGCGCTCATCATTTAATAAGCGCGTATTGCCAATCGCCGTGGCAGCTTGAGCCGCCAAGGTTTGAGCTAAGGTAATTTCGCCAGGATTAAAGGTACGGGGTTTCGAGGTAGTGGTACACAGCAACGTCCCAATCACCCGCTCCTTGAGCAGCATTGGCAAGCCTAAAGCGCTGCGAATACCACGGGCCTTGAGCCACGAACGTTGAGCATTGATTCGTGGGTCAGTATCAATATCGACAACCACGACTGGTTGTTGGGTATCGAACGATAATTTTAAAATTGATTCAGGCCGCAACTCATAGGTTGCCCCAATCGATAAATCTAACGAATTGGTGGCATCGTCATCAGTTGCTTGGGCTACCAACTCACAAATTTTGCGTCGATCATCCCAGAGCAACAACAAACATTGCTCGACCCCAAGCGCCAGCAAGACATTTTCAGTTAATCGATTGAGAATATGGCTTAGATCAAGCGATGAGCCAACTGTCAAGCTATTTTCATACAGCAAATACAATTCGCGGGAGCGTTGACGTTGAGCATCGAAGAGTTTGGCGGTGCGCATCGCCAACGAAGCTTGAGCGGCGAATGATTCAAGCAAGGCCAAATCAGCATTTTGAAAACCGCGCTCAGGCTCGATATGCACCAGCACCAAAACCCCAATAATCGCCTCGTCGGCGCGGAGCGGAGCAGCCATCACAGCGGTGAAGTTAATCCCCTCGGGGAGATTATCGTATTTTTCTTTGGCTTGGGCATAATCATTGACCAGCATCGGTTTGCCACTTTGGGCCACCTTGCCAGCCACACCCTTGCCAACCTGAATCCGTGCGCCATTCCAATTGGCCGGAAATTGCACAACTTGGCGCAACTCCAAATATTGCTGGTTGGAATCGGTCATGTAGACCCCACCACCAGCAGCACCCAGTAATTCGGTTGCTTGAGTTACCAAGGTTTGCAAGAAATCGTCAGCATTAAGTTGTTGCGCCAAACCTTGCAACGATTCAGTCATAGCCGCGACCGTGCGTTCACGGCGGGCAAATTCCTCTTGCAAGGCGACACCCTGCCACAAACTGGTTAGCTGAGCCACCAAAACTGTGAGCGGCTCAGGCTCAATTGTGACCGGAGCGACCAAAACGCCAGGCACCTCGGCAGTGCCAATCTCAAACATCTGCCAACCATCGGGTAGGCGAACCTCACTTCCACCATTTAAAACGCGAGCAGGCAACAACCGATTGGTTGCGCGTTTATTCATGCCCCATGCAGTCAGCAACGAACGTTGTTGACCAAGGCGTAAGATCGCCCCTTGAGCAAACATGCCGCTTTGCTTGAGCAAATCGGCACAGCGCTGCGCGAACGTTGGCAAATCAGGCGATTGCTCACGGGCGAGGTGAGCAATGCCTGTTAACACGTGCCAAATTGCGGTGGAAGGAGGAGAGATTTTCATGGGCATTTGTGTTCTTTAGGCACAGGAATTAACTCCTGGCTTAGCGGCCAAATTTCACAGCGCTACGAACTGAACCATCTTGCAAGTTTGGCAATGGGCGCACACTTTCAGCCGTTTCGCTGAGTTCACGGATATCATAGAATGGCCCATCGTTGCTATCGAGCACCCCGATTGAAACCGTCATCAGTGGTTCTTGGCGTTCAGTGCCATCGGCATTTTTGGCCAAAATATAGCCACGTTTACGGTCGGGATAGCTATAGTGCAAGCCAATTTCTTGATCAAAGCGTTCGGCGATCCGATCGACAATTGCTTTAGCGCGTTCAGGCATCGACGTAATCAAGAAATCTGGCCCAGTGACCAATTGACCGATGAACTCCTCTTGGCCACCCAATTCACTGACGACTTCGTTGATCAACAATGCGCCAAACTTCAGCACATCCTCGCCGACGACCGAGCCATAGACTTGGGTAAAGGTATCGAAGCCATTGATATGCACGGTTGCCAGCGTCCAAATTTCGGCTGAGAGCAAACGGCGGAGTTCTTCGTTAATCAATTCGGCGGTTGGCAAACCAGTGACTGGGTGGGTGCGGCTTTTTTCGCGAGCCAAAGCTAAGTTATTGCGCACCCGCATATGGACTTCTTCAATATCGAAGGGCTTGACAATATAGTCATTGGCTTGGACTTCGCCGAGGCCAATTCCTTTATCGCTTTTTTCACCACGGGCGGTCAAGAAAATGATTGGAATATGCTTTGTACGGGCATTGGCACGCAGTGCTTTTCCAATATCATACCCGGTCATATCGGGCAAATTCACATCAAGCAAGGCCAAATGCGGCGGCGTGCGTTTCACAAGATCGAGCGCTACCTGCCCGCGCATCGCGGTCATCACTTCATAACCTTGCGAGGTGAAGTAAATTTTGAGCAAGCCAGAGATATCGGCTTGGTCTTCGACGACTAAGATGCGTTCTTTGCTCACAGTATCCTCCATCATCGCACGCCGCGTGCGATGCAGCGTTAATCACGGAATTGTTCTGCTGGGTACTCATCTGCGACGCGATCGTTAACTGGAATACGTTGAACGCGCGGATCGCGGTCGGGATAGAAAACTGGTGGGCGCGTATAAATACCACTCGAAACATTTTTAGGAATAACCGAATGGTCATCGCCATAAATCAAGACCGTGCCTGATTCAATATTACGGGCTGGGTAAATGACAAAGCCTGAGCCAATTTTACAATTATGGCCAATTGCCGAGCCAATAACTGGCAGACCAACTTCTTCCAAGCGCCCGCGATGGAGCGTCTTGATTGGCTTGCCCAGCAGATCGAAATCGGTACAGGTATTGCCAGCCCCGATAAAGGTATTACGGCCAACGACGCATAACTGCAAACAGGTATTTTGCGCCACCATCGAATTTTCCATCAAGACAGTCATGAACAGAGCAGCCCGGAATGGTAAATAACAACGATCACTAACTACGCTAAGCATCACTTGGGAGCCTTGCATAATCGTCACGTTATTACCGATCAAGCTATTCGTAATCACCACTCCAGCGCCAATATTCACGTTGTTACCGATCTCAGTTGGCCCTTGAATAATCGCCGAAGGATCGATTGAGCAGTTCTTGCCAATCTTGACCACCGGAGATGATGAAAGAAAGTGCTTACGTTCGATGAATGAGCGAAAGCCAATCTTCAACTTCAAACGCCAACTTGCGGCAACTTCTTGCTCGAGCTTCCGACCCCATGCAAACACCCCAAGCGGAGAGTTTGTCATGAAAATATGAACCCAGCTTTCGATTGAACAAAACGCACGAATTGGCACCTGGAATACCAAATCCCCTTGGTTGGGCGCCATATAGCTTGGAATATGGTAGTAGCCCATCTCCATGGCATTGGTATCGATTACCAGCGGTTGTGGATTCGGGACAACGCCGCGAGGGAAATAGTAGAGGTCGGCGACAAAATGGTTACCATGCTTGCGAATACCCTCTTGTAATCGCAAAGCATGGGCCGTAATCATCGCATCATCAGCAGCAAAAGCCACTTGGCAAGGTTGCCCAGTGGCGCGTGCCTCAGCGATAAACGTCTCAATGAAATCGCGGTTGAAATAGAGATTATCTTTATGCACCAAGAGTTCATCACTACTTGGTGAAATTTCAGACCAATCAGCTACTTCCGCAACACTTTGGCAGTGGCGTGCAAGCAGATCACGGTGTAGCAGCCACAGCGGCTTATTGAGAATCCGCAAATCACGCGCTGGTTCTCCAAAGGGAGCGATAAGCGTAGGATCGCGGAGAACAATCCGTTTCATAACGAGTCCCTGCAGCTCAAGACGTTTCGACCACCGAAACCACCTGGTATCTACCATGTACTATACTCGCATTTGCACGAATAAGGGTATTTAGCAGATTACAGTTGGATGTCTGTGAGCGTCCTGCTCGTCGCCAGCGCACAGATTGGCAGACTTACATCGTCCTAATCTATTGGCTCCTTGTCAATGGCAAACGCACAATATGGATCGCCATTGCGTGGACTTGCAACTTGTTCGACCTTGAAGTTATGACCGCCGGTCACCCACGTCAAGGCTTCTTCGATAATCCCTTGCGCCAAATAGAAGATCGGGGTGCTATTGCCGCGTCCCCAGAACACTGGCGATTTATCAATGTAATAGAGGAAACGACCTTTTTGATCTTCCACCCGACTCGGCTGATCGCTGAAGCGGTCGAAGGTTTGTGCTACCGCATTCAACACGATCTTCATTTTCATGGTCATGGGCATCAGTTTGAGCGCAAGGTCGGCCATCCCCAATAGTGGGCCAAATTCTTTCAACCCAAGACTGAACGCATACCGTCCGGCCCGCAGTTCCATCCCACGCGCACCCCGTGGACCGAACATTGTTTCGGTGGCTTCGCTGATCGTTGCGAGATCAAAGAACGAAAATTCGCGTTTCAAGTCGTTGGGCGGATAGTTATTGACGAGGTGTTTCATCCCTGCCATATTTAGCAGCGCATTGACCCCCGTGCGGCCCATAACATCTTCCAAACTGAGAAGATACAATCGTGCGATTTTATTGGGGTAGAACAGGCGCTCAAGCTCGTCAGACGTATTGGTGCGCTCTTCTGCCATGAGTAACTCCTTGCACTATGCTGTGAGCTTCGCAGTGGGGCAACACGGCGTGGTTCGGAACGTGGCCCGGCCAGCACGCACATTGTACATTAAGGCTATACCTTCGTCAACACAATGTGCCTTTATAATGCCCCAAATTCACAGTTGCTGTTCACGCTTTGGGCATACCGTCAAGCTAACACGGTTTGAAGGAAGCGGCCAGTCCATGAAGCTTGATTCATAGCGACTACTTCCGGCGTACCAGCCACTACCAGCCGGCCACCAGTGTCCCCACCTTCCGGCCCTAAATCGATCACCCAATCGGCGGTCTTGATCAGGTCGAGATGATGTTCGATCACCACAACGCTGTTTCCTGTATCAACCAATCGTTGCAATATCGCAATCAACCGTTCGACATCCGTCCAATATAATCCGGTGGTTGGTTCATCAAGGATATACAGGGTTCGGCCTGCTCCCCGACGCGCTAGCTCTGCCGCCAGTTTTACCCGTTGCGCTTCGCCTCCCGAAAGAGTCGCTGCTGGCTGTCCTAACGTCAAATAGCTTAACCCGACCTCAACCAAGCTCTCTAGTTTTCGCGCCAAAGCCGGTAGCCGTTCAAAAACGCTTAAGGCTTGGCCTACGGTCATGGCGAGCACATCACCAATGGTATACCCACGATAGCGAATATCAAGGGTTTCTCGATTATAACGCAACCCGCCGCATGCGTCGCAGGTCACTGCTAAATCTGGTAGAAATTGCATGGCAATCGATACCACACCTTCGCCGCGACATTGTTCGCAGCGCCCTCCCTTAAGATTAAAAGAAAATCGACTGGCTCCATAGCCCCGTGCTTTGGCTTCAGGTGTCCCAGCAAACAATTGACGCAATGCGTCGAAAATACCGGTGTAGGTGGCAGCATTGGAACGACCTGACCTCCCCAGTGGCGTTTGATCAACTGCAATCACTTTTTCAAGTTGATCATAGCCTTCAAGGCTGCGATGTCGGCCCACTGGCAGGCGGCTTCCATGCAGTTCGTTGGCCAGCCGTGGGTAGAGAATCTCATGAATAAGTGTCGATTTCCCCGAACCTGATACTCCCGTAATCGCAACCAAACATCCCAATGGAATCGCTACATCCAAATCTTTGAGATTATGCTGTTTGGCTCCACGTAGCATTAGTGTAGCATGGGTTGGCTTTCGCCGTGTTTGAGGCAGGTGTAGCTGCCGTTGCCCAGCCAGATATTGACCTGTTTGGGAATTGGGCTGAGCCATCAGTTGCTCAAGCGTGCCATTGGCAATAATGTAGCCACCTTGTACGCCTGCCGTCGGCCCAACTTCGACCACCCAATCAGCAGCAGCAATAATCGCTGGATCATGTTCGACTACCAACACTGAATTGCCAAGGTCGCGCAGTTGCAATAATGTTTGTAATAAACGCTCGGTATCGCGTGGATGCAGGCCAATCGATGGCTCATCCAACACATACAACACCCCAGATAATCCAGCTCCAATATGCGTAGCCAATTGAATCCTTTGAGCCTCACCGCCCGATAAGCTCTCAGCAGTTCGCGCCAAACTCAAATAGTCTAGGCCAACTTCGCGCAAAAACTGTAAGCGTAAGCCCATTTCACGCACAATCGGCGCTGCAATCTGTTGATCACGCTCGCGCCGCAATCTGTTGGGTAGTTCACGAATCCAAGTAAAACTAGCCTCAATCGACATTGCTGCAACTTGATCGATTGCTAGCCCTTGTAGTGTAACTGCCCGCGCCTCTGGTCGCAAGCGCGAACCTTCGCAGGCTGAGCAAACTGTACCTTGGCGATAGCGACTGAGGCTTTCGCGCTCTTGTTCGCTTGCTTGTTGCCAATGTTGGCGCAACCAACCGAGCAAACCAGACCAGTTGGCCAGTTGTTGACGTAGCTTTTTGCTTAAATGCAGTTGATCGTCGCTGGGAATTGTGCCTTCTAACCATAAATCTAACGCCCAGCTAGCCATTGTGTCAACCGGCTGTTCGAGATCGCTGCCCAAGGCTTCGGCTAAACCTTGGATGGTTTCTTCCCAATATTGTTGGTAGGTCGTGGTGCTGGCGCGAAGTGGGTTCGAAAGTAGCTCACCAAGGGTTTGCGCTGCCTGAGATTGTAACAGGTTCCGGTCAAAATCATCAACTGTGCCTAATCCATCGCAAACTTGGCAAGCACCATGGGGGCTATTAAATGAAAAAGTGCGTGGTTCGATCGCGCCGCTGACCAATGGCCCATGCTCAGGGCAAGCAGCATGTTCGCTATAGCGCAGCTGTTGGCCATCAAGTGGCTGAACCCAAACCATTCCCGCGCCAGTTTTCAAGGCGGTTTCTACCGAATCGCTGACCCGCACCCGATCCGGATGGTCATTCAAGCTCGCGGCCTCGTTATGGCGAATAATCAGCCGATCAACCACCACATCAATGCTATGGGCTTGGCGATGATCCAAATCAATTGGTTCATCAAGATCAACAATTACTCCATCAACACGTACCCGCACAAAACCTGCCCGCCGCGTTTGCTCAAGCACTGTGGCATGCGAACCAAGTTCTTCGTTGACCAAAGGCGCTAAAATCATCAGGCGTGTGCCATCGGGATAGCCCAAAATCTGATCGACAATTTGGCTGGCAGTTTGTTGCTCAATCGCGCGGCCACATACCGGACAATGCGGCTTGCCAATCCGCGCATACAATAAACGCAAATGATCATAAATTTCGGTAATTGTGCCCACAGTCGAGCGCGGCGAACGATTGATCGTTTGTTGGGCGACGGCAATTGCTGGCGCTAAACCACGAATGCTATCAACTTCAGGCCGGGGCAATTGGCCCAAAAATTGGCGGGCATAGCTCGAAAGCGATTCAACATAGCGGCGCTGGCCTTCAGCATAAATCGTATCAAAGGCCAGCGTCGATTTGCCAGCCCCCGATGGTCCAGTGAAGACCACCAACTTGCCTTTGGGAATGGCTAAATCAATATTTTTGAGATTATGCTGGCGTGCGCCAACAATCTGAATCGAATCAATTTCGGCCATAACCGCTTCCTCTAAAACCGCTGGATTGTGATCAGGCCACCTGAACGCGGCTGATTGGTAGGCAACCACACAGGCCGTAAATCTTGGTTAGGCATAAGTTGCCATTGATAATTGGCGAGCAATTCGCCTAACACCAAGCGCATTTCGACTTGAGCCAACGCCAAACCAATGCAAATCCGTGGCCCGCCGCCAAAGCCAACCAAACTATAGGCTTGTTTACCCTCGCTCCAAGGCGCAGCAAACCGATCAGGATTGAACTGAGTAGGATTATGCCACAGACTTGGCATGTGGTGGGTATAGACTGATGAATACATTGCCAGCCAACCTTGTGGCACATGATAGCCAGCATACTCAAATGTTTCAACGACCCCGCGAAAGCCACCAGGTGCTGGCGGATGCAAACGCTCAGCCTCACGCAGCACATGATCAAGCAAACTATGTTGATTAGTACTTAATTCTTGGCGCAAACGTTGCAAAATATCAGGGTGCTGCGCCAATTCGATACAAATCCAAGTCAGCAAAGAGGCAACAGTATCGTGGCCAGCCCATAGCAACAGCAATAATTCGCTAATAAGTTGATCATCAGGGCGACTTGGCTCGGCCTGTAGCATCAAACTTAAGCTATCCAAGGCATCCGCTTCTACATTCAAGCGGCGTAATTCAATCAAATAACTCAAGGTTTGGCGCAGCCGCTCGCCAGCTTTTTGCGCTCGAAAATAGGGCGTTGCTGGAATTGGGTAGGGCAACGGGGTAAACAAACCAGCCGTAAACGCCGCAAAATCATGATGCAAAGCTTCGGCAATTGGGGCTGGCGTGCGGCCACAAACCACCAACAATGCCACATCAAACGCCAATGCCTGCAAGCGTTCCAACAAACAAATGGGTTGAGCATCGAGCCACGTTTCTAATTGTTGCCGAATCAGGTGTTGAATGGGTGGTTGCAGTTGCTGAAGTGCGGCATGGGCAAAAGCAGGCTTGAGCAAGCTTCGTTGCTGATCGTGCTCATGGCCATCAGTCAACGATAAACCACCGCCCATCAGCCGCAGCATGGCTCGGCCCCAGCCCGCCCGCCACGAAAAATGCTGTGACCCTTGGCTCAATATAAAGCGATTGCCTGCTGGTTCCAGTAAAACGACACAAGGCCGACCCAAAAGATGGGTCGACCAAATCGGGCCATAGCGTTGGGCGCGTGCTTGGGCAAATTGCAATGGGTCAGCGGCCCACTCGCGAATCTCGCCAATCACGGGAGCACCAAACGAACCAGGCGGGCAGCCAGCCTGAGGAGCCAAATGCCGTTTCACCTGTTAGCGCATCAATTTCAAGCCAAAGCGTCCAGCCAAACCTAAAACAACCAAACTCACACCCAGCCACAACCATACATTCGAGCTTTGTGGGCTGCTCGTGACTGGCAAGGCGACAGGCACAGGCTTGACCACGCCAGTATCAGGCAGGGTCACAGGTGGCACTGGCGTAGCAGTCGCTGGAATGGGCGTGGCAGTTGGTAAGGCGGTTGCAGTTGGCGCAACAGTTGCAGTCGCTTCAGCGGTTGGTGCAATTGCAGTTGGCTCAGCCGTCGCACCTGGCACTGATGTTACTGGTGCCCGGGTTGCCGTGGGCAACGGTGTTTCTGTCGGCAGCGGCGTGGGCGTTAAAGTCGGGCGCGGTGGTTGAGCCAAGCTACTTGCAGCTGCGGGCTGGAGCAACACCAAACTAAGCACTCCTAGCAGGGCGGCAGCAAACAAGCCAGAGAAACGACGAAACATAAGCAACCTCTCGACAAAACTGATTCTGCTAAGTTAGGGTTCAGGTGGGTATAAAGCTATTATACCAGTTAGAACACGCAAAACCTGATCAATATTCGGGTGTTTTGCAAAGAGCCTAGCTTTGGCAAAATCTTGCACTAGGCCTAACCACGACTAGGAATAATTACCACCGCGATTTGCACATCATCTGGGTTAAGTGCATGGTCACTATACAATTTACGGGCGGCCTCGCTGGTCGCCGATTGCCAGCAGCGTTCAGCCGCCAACACAATTTTGTCGATTGCCTGAACTGCTGAAAAACTGGCAAAGGTGGTAACAGCTTCAGCTGGAGCAGTGCCCACAAATGCTGGCGAGGCGATCACATCGACTTTTTCAACTGCCAATTGGGCATAGGCTTGGGCAATTTCGGCTTCAACATCGGGGGTAATTTCGCCATGCGGCGCAGTATGGTAAACCTTGGTATTCAGCACAAAACCGGGGGTTGTGCCAGCTAAATCGAGGGCAGCCAAACCAACCAAGGCTGGATCAACAGTAGCAGCCTGATCAAGAGCAATGAGAAAATTCACAACACGCCTCCATCAGCGGGTAATAACGATTGTCACTGGGTATTATAACAATCGTTGAATGGAGGGGTTAGGGATCAGGGGTCAGTTTTCAGGGTTTAGATTGATCCACGAAGGACACGAAGAGCACGAATGCTGCTTATTCCAAAGTCCTAACCCGTGGCCCCCGACATCTGACCCCTGCATCGTTGCTCTGCGCCTCTGCCTTAAATGCCCTATGCTCTACTCTATGTTCTGAATCTCCTCCTCTCCCATCGCTCACTTGAACCTAGCGTAATTCGCGCTTGAGAATTTTGCCGGTAGCACTAATTGGCAGTTGCTCGCGGAATTCGACAAGGCGTGGGTATTTATAGGCAGCGAATTGATCGCGACACCACGCTACCACTTCTTCTTCGGTTGCTTCGGCTCCTGGTTTTTTGACGATAAAGGCTTTGACTTCTTCGCCCAGTTTTTCGTCGGGCACACCCAGCACCGCAACCAACGAGACCGCTGGGTGAGTCATCAGCACTTCTTCCAGCTCACGAGGATAGACGTTATAGCCACCACGCAAAATCATATCTTTTTTGCGATCAACGATTGAGAGATAGCCTTCTTCGTCAATTACCCCGACATCGCCAGTGTGGAGCCAGCCATCTTGCAACGCGGCAGCCGTGGCATCGGGGCGCTTGTAGTAGCCCTTCATCACATTATGACCACGAATCAGAATCTCGCCTTTTTCGCCAGCTGGCACAGGCTTGCCAGCATCATCAACACAGCAAACTTCCACGCCCCAGACTGGTTGGCCAACCGTCCCAGGTTTTGAAGGCAGATCGATATGGTTGAAGGTGGCAATCGGCGAACATTCCGAAAGCCCATAACCTTCGAGCACCCGCACCCCAAAGATTTCTTCAAATTGGCGCATCACTTCGACGGGCATAGGGGCACCACCAGATGAGGTCAGGCGCAAGTTAGCAGCAATCGGTGTGGGATCGATCTTATTGGCGGCGATGTATTGCAACAAGGCCCAGAACATGGTCGGCACGCCCGTCCAAAGGTTGACTTTATCACGCTCCATCACGGCCAACACAGCGGCTGGCTCGAAACGGGGCAGCAAGGTCAGGGTTGCGCCAGCAAAAATATTGGCATTCATTTGGGCGGTTTGGCCCGTTGAGTGGAACAGTGGCAGCGTAATCAGCACCACATTCGAGCCATCGAGGCTGTTATCAAGAATTGGCCAAGCCAAATCGCGGGCAACCATGGCGTTGAAAAACATATTGGCGTGGGTTAATTCAGCACCTTTGGGTTGGCCAGTCGTACCCGAGGTATAGAAAATGACCGCCGTATCGTCGGCTTTAGTGGGGTGGGTAGTAAACGTTGGAGCTTGATTGTACATCAACTGACCTAAGGTTTTAACCCCTTCGATCGGCGATGGCGCAGCTGGATTAGTAGTCAGCATAATCATATGCTCACAGTTTGGCGCTTCATCAAAGCCAGCTTTGCCCATTTGGCCCAGCGGCAACTCGGCAGTGCCTTCAAAACAGAAGAAGGCCTTGGCATCACAATCGCTCAAGTGGTAGGCGATTTCGCGCGGCTTCAACATAATATTCAAACAGATGATGACTGCGCCAACTTTGAGCGCCGCATAATAAACCATGGGGAAATAAGGCAAGTTGGGACAGGAAAGCGCTACATGATCACCAGGCTTGATGCCCAGCGCAACCATACCATTGGCAATTTGGTTGGTCATGGCGTTGAGTTGAGCATAGTTGAAGCGCATATCGTTGAAAATGAGGGCAGTGCGGTTGGGGCGTTTTCGGGCATGATCTTCGAGCATTGTGGCCAAATTAAGCGTCGTAGCCGTCTGGGGAATCATCAATGAAACCTCCTAAAAAGCCCAATATAGAAAAAAGCTACCACCGCACTGCCTAAACCTTAGTTTGTCAGCGCCGCAGCAATTGTTGATTCAATTTCTCGAATATCAAAGGGTTTGGTGAGATACCGCCAGCAGCCCGCTTGGAGTGCCCGATCACGGTCGTGACTATGGGCACGGGCGCTCACGCCAGCCACTCGCAGTTGTTGACGTTGCGGATGCTGGGCTAGCTCTTGCAAAAATTCAAAGCCATCCATCTCTGGCATCATCATATCGAGCAAAATCAGGCTCGGCAGC
Encoded here:
- a CDS encoding long-chain fatty acid--CoA ligase gives rise to the protein MIPQTATTLNLATMLEDHARKRPNRTALIFNDMRFNYAQLNAMTNQIANGMVALGIKPGDHVALSCPNLPYFPMVYYAALKVGAVIICLNIMLKPREIAYHLSDCDAKAFFCFEGTAELPLGQMGKAGFDEAPNCEHMIMLTTNPAAPSPIEGVKTLGQLMYNQAPTFTTHPTKADDTAVIFYTSGTTGQPKGAELTHANMFFNAMVARDLAWPILDNSLDGSNVVLITLPLFHSTGQTAQMNANIFAGATLTLLPRFEPAAVLAVMERDKVNLWTGVPTMFWALLQYIAANKIDPTPIAANLRLTSSGGAPMPVEVMRQFEEIFGVRVLEGYGLSECSPIATFNHIDLPSKPGTVGQPVWGVEVCCVDDAGKPVPAGEKGEILIRGHNVMKGYYKRPDATAAALQDGWLHTGDVGVIDEEGYLSIVDRKKDMILRGGYNVYPRELEEVLMTHPAVSLVAVLGVPDEKLGEEVKAFIVKKPGAEATEEEVVAWCRDQFAAYKYPRLVEFREQLPISATGKILKRELR
- a CDS encoding response regulator; this encodes MNTPVFLLVEDDPYNRDILREILEDYADCEIVETTNGREALNWIMGQSKLPSLILLDMMMPEMDGFEFLQELAQHPQRQQLRVAGVSARAHSHDRDRALQAGCWRYLTKPFDIREIESTIAAALTN